A single genomic interval of Spinacia oleracea cultivar Varoflay chromosome 6, BTI_SOV_V1, whole genome shotgun sequence harbors:
- the LOC130463233 gene encoding albumin-2-like, with translation MFPFLKGSEFENGIFAAFNSTIPYVAYLFSWGDQYARINYSDNGHYSGTNNISILFCLTCTITQGFPCLKGTIFEKGIDACFASHIPNQVYLFKHDSYAFIYTLYPEYDRG, from the exons ATGTTCCCTTTCTTGAAGGGTTCAGAGTTTGAAAATGGAATTTTTGCTGCTTTCAATTCAACCATTCCTTATGTGGCTTATCTGTTCAGCTGGGGAGATCAATATGCTCGTATCAACTACAGTGACAATGGCCATTACAGTGG TACCAATAATATATCCATATTATTTTGTCTAACATGTACCATAACTCAAGGTTTTCCTTGTTTGAAAGGCACTAtttttgaaaagggaattgATGCTTGTTTTGCTTCACACATTCCAAATCAGGTATACTTATTCAAACATGATTCCTATGCATTTATCTATAcactct ATCCAgaatatgatagaggatga